A window of Trichoderma atroviride chromosome 3, complete sequence contains these coding sequences:
- a CDS encoding uncharacterized protein (EggNog:ENOG41~TransMembrane:3 (i20-42o48-69i113-131o)) encodes MLSWFVKKFNDANILTPDDILVLFIVTVLALGWALLTLLYYSRSSHNGMFISFVDLCFLGGLIAGIVYLRKIQYADCQDPSVDSIWYNHIHNVGIPGYSWPVRKPCAMLKASWAFAIMNTVFFAVTALAGWSHGDSVVVEERVVRHRSSHHSHRRRRSRSNSQSYYSSRRGYV; translated from the coding sequence ATGCTCAGCTGGTTCGTCAAGAAATTCAACGACGCAAACATCCTCACTCCCGACGACATCCTCgtgctcttcatcgtcacCGTCCTCGCGCTCGGCTGGGCCCTCCTCACGCTGCTCTACTACTCGCGATCCTCCCACAACGGCATGTTCATCTCCTTTGTCGACCTGTGCTTCCTCGGCGGCCTCATCGCCGGCATCGTCTACCTGCGCAAGATCCAGTACGCCGACTGCCAGGACCCGTCCGTCGACAGCATCTGGTACAACCACATCCACAACGTCGGCATCCCGGGCTACTCGTGGCCCGTCCGCAAGCCGTGCGCCATGCTCAAGGCCTCGTGGGCGTTTGCCATTATGAACACCGTCTTCTTTGCCGTCACGGCGCTGGCGGGCTGGAGCCACGGGGACAGCGTCGTTGTCGAGGAGCGCGTTGTGCGCCATCGCAGTTCGCATCATagccatcgtcgtcgtcgaagcCGTTCCAACTCGCAGAGCTACTACTCTTCGCGCCGAGGATACGTATAA
- a CDS encoding uncharacterized protein (BUSCO:EOG092D1YB4~TransMembrane:1 (i276-298o)), giving the protein MSELASAPVLSTPDDHILEIPAQTETKSTLSPDALRTTYEIPRTAAEILQGGWKRVALQFPDHMLVDAPRVVEVLKQELADTGTQEGVTDWRICILADTSYSACCVDEIAAEHANSDVVVHYGRTCLSPTSRLPVIYVYTSHELDHDAVVAQFTKEFADKDTKAVIMADLVYQDHVESITKALRDLGYSNVIATEVVRDPAGIIPNRRIAGVSIDEELLKSHSLFHISDPPASLLLALQSRFASLHVLSVPSPTSPTLDNPTFRTAGLLRRRFARVLTLASAGVVGILVNTLSVSNYLSSIELLRKKIAAAGKKSYTVVVGKLNPAKLANFAEIEGWVVVGCWESGLIEDDVGYWRPVITPFEMEVALMSEEERIWGGEWWGGIEKLTLEAPDSSAKKEEETKEEKNEADETTEESVVDGVDGEESLPPIFDLRTGKLVSHSRPMRLTAGSSNTKAQTINGSSEQRSSDAVIKRTVGELASINGVASPGAEYLRTQRTWQGLGSDFDNEASTVIEEGRSGIARGYHVGEESEKH; this is encoded by the coding sequence ATGAGTGAGCTCGCTTCAGCGCCCGTGCTGTCCACTCCAGACGACCACATCCTCGAAATCCCGGCGCAAACCGAGACCAAATCAACGCTCTCTCCCGATGCGCTCAGAACGACCTACGAGATTCCGCGCACTGCGGCAGAGATCCTCCAAGGCGGATGGAAAAGAGTGGCGCTTCAGTTCCCGGATCACATGCTAGTGGACGCACCGAGAGTGGTCGAAGTGCTGAAACAGGAGCTCGCAGACACAGGCACGCAAGAAGGAGTCACGGATTGGAGAATATGCATCTTGGCAGACACGAGCTACAGCGCCTGCTGCGTCGACGAGATTGCGGCCGAGCACGCGAATTCGGATGTCGTGGTCCACTACGGAAGAACGTGCCTGAGCCCGACGAGTCGATTGCCTGTCATATATGTATACACATCGCATGAGTTGGACCACGATGCGGTGGTTGCGCAGTTCACAAAAGAGTTTGCCGATAAGGATACAAAGGCCGTAATCATGGCAGATCTGGTATATCAGGACCATGTGGAATCGATAACAAAGGCCCTCAGAGACTTGGGGTACAGCAACGTAATAGCGACAGAAGTGGTCAGAGACCCTGCCGGAATAATACCAAACAGAAGAATAGCCGGCGTCTCAATAGACGAAGAGCTGCTAAAGTCGCATTCACTATTCCACATTTCAGATCCGCCTGCGTCTCTactcctcgccctccaaTCCCGATTCGCTTCTCTGCATGTCCTCTCCGTACCTTCGCCGACTTCTCCCACCCTCGATAACCCAACCTTCCGAACAGCAGGGCTTTTGCGCCGTCGCTTTGCTCGCGTGCTCACTCTTGCCTCGGCAGGCGTCGTCGGCATTCTCGTAAACACGCTATCCGTGTCCAACTACCTCTCATCAATCGAACTACTACGAAAGAAAATCGCCGCTGCCGGAAAGAAGAGCTATACCGTTGTCGTAGGCAAGCTGAATCccgccaagctggccaacTTTGCTGAGATTGAGGGTTGGGTTGTCGTGGGATGCTGGGAAAGCGGCCTCATTGAAGACGACGTGGGCTACTGGCGACCTGTTATCACACCGTTTGAGATGGAAGTCGCTTTGAtgagcgaagaagagagaatatGGGGCGGGGAATGGTGGGGAGGCATTGAAAAGCTGACACTGGAGGCACCGGATAGCAGCgcaaagaaggaggaggaaacaaaggaagagaagaatgaagcgGACGAGACAACAGAAGAAAGTGTTGTAGATGGCGTGGATGGAGAGGAATCACTACCCCCAATCTTCGACTTGAGAACGGGAAAACTCGTCAGCCACAGTAGACCAATGCGACTCACTGCCGGCAGCTCGAATACTAAGGCACAAACGATTAACGGTAGTAGCGAACAGCGGTCATCAGACGCCGTGATCAAGAGGACGGTGGGCGAACTGGCAAGCATCAACGGCGTAGCCAGCCCTGGAGCGGAGTATCTCAGAACACAGCGGACGTGGCAGGGACTAGGCAGTGATTTTGATAATGAAGCCAGCACAGTGATAGAGGAGGGACGGAGTGGAATTGCAAGGGGCTACCACGTCGGCGAAGAGTCGGAAAAGCACTAA